A region from the Pempheris klunzingeri isolate RE-2024b chromosome 17, fPemKlu1.hap1, whole genome shotgun sequence genome encodes:
- the pdap1b gene encoding pdgfa associated protein 1b isoform X2, whose product MPRAGKKGGHKGRVRTYTSPEEIDAQMKAEKERKKQEQEQEEQGAAQTDAAEEKLPASGSDESDDENSLRRRAGVEGLIEIENPNRVAQKSKKVTQIEVDEPRQLSRREREEIEKQKAKERYMKMHLAGKTDQAKADLARLAIIRKQREEAAKKKEEEKKAKEAVAAAARGVNSLSLK is encoded by the exons ATGCCCAGAGCAG GTAAGAAAGGTGGCCACAAAGGTCGCGTGCGGACGTACACCAGCCCCGAGGAGATAGACGCCCAGATgaaggcagagaaggagaggaaaaag caggagcaggagcaggaggagcagggtgCAGCTCAGACTGACGCAGCAGAGGAGAAGTTACCAGCGTCAGGATCAGATGAAAGCGATGATGAAAATTCCTTG AGGAGAAGAGCGGGTGTGGAGGGCTTGATAGAAATTGAGAACCCCAACAGAGTGGCTCAGAAGTCGAAGAAGGTGACGCAGATTGAGGTGGACGAGCCCAGACAGTTATcaaggagagagag AGAGGAGATTGAGAAGCAGAAAGCGAAGGAGCGCTACATGAAGATGCACTTGGCAGGGAAGACAGACCAGGCCAAAGCTGACCTCGCTCGCCTCGCCATTATCAGGAAACAGAGGGAAGAGGCggcaaaaaagaaagaggaagagaaaaaag CAAAAGAAGCAGTTGCAGCAGCGGCCAGAGGAGTAAACTCCCTCTCACTCAAATGA
- the pdap1b gene encoding pdgfa associated protein 1b isoform X1 translates to MPRAGKKGGHKGRVRTYTSPEEIDAQMKAEKERKKQEQEQEEQGAAQTDAAEEKLPASGSDESDDENSLRRRAGVEGLIEIENPNRVAQKSKKVTQIEVDEPRQLSRREREEIEKQKAKERYMKMHLAGKTDQAKADLARLAIIRKQREEAAKKKEEEKKGKNSICSSGQRSKLPLTQMMQSIYQRHFHMSTDWRNTQYIFDYF, encoded by the exons ATGCCCAGAGCAG GTAAGAAAGGTGGCCACAAAGGTCGCGTGCGGACGTACACCAGCCCCGAGGAGATAGACGCCCAGATgaaggcagagaaggagaggaaaaag caggagcaggagcaggaggagcagggtgCAGCTCAGACTGACGCAGCAGAGGAGAAGTTACCAGCGTCAGGATCAGATGAAAGCGATGATGAAAATTCCTTG AGGAGAAGAGCGGGTGTGGAGGGCTTGATAGAAATTGAGAACCCCAACAGAGTGGCTCAGAAGTCGAAGAAGGTGACGCAGATTGAGGTGGACGAGCCCAGACAGTTATcaaggagagagag AGAGGAGATTGAGAAGCAGAAAGCGAAGGAGCGCTACATGAAGATGCACTTGGCAGGGAAGACAGACCAGGCCAAAGCTGACCTCGCTCGCCTCGCCATTATCAGGAAACAGAGGGAAGAGGCggcaaaaaagaaagaggaagagaaaaaaggtaAGAATAGTAT TTGCAGCAGCGGCCAGAGGAGTAAACTCCCTCTCACTCAAATGATGCAGAGTATTTATCAGAGGCACTTTCACATGTCCACGGACTGGCGcaatacacagtatatatttgACTATTTTTAA
- the shmt1 gene encoding serine hydroxymethyltransferase, cytosolic produces the protein MSLTNGHSVSKETWDSHNKMMLEPLSVNDSEVFNIIKKEKHRQIYGLELIASENFASRAVLEALGSCMNNKYSEGYPGQRYYGGTEHVDELERLCQKRALEAYGLDSEKWGVNVQPYSGSPANFAVYTAIVEPHGRIMGLDLPDGGHLTHGFMTEKKKISATSIFFESMPYKVNPETGYIDYDRLQENARLFHPKLIIAGTSCYSRNLDYARMKQIANENGAYLMGDMAHISGLVAAEVVPSPFEYCDIVSTTTHKTLRGCRAGLIFYRKGVRSVDAKGKEIMYNLESLINQAVFPGLQGGPHNHAIAGVAVALKQAMTPEFKAYQTQVVANCKALSSTLIDHGYKIVTGGSDNHLILLDLRSKGTDGGRAEKVLEACAIACNKNTCPGDKSALRPSGLRFGSPALTSRGLVEDDFKKVAEFIHRGIELTLVVQRSLEPKATLKEFTQALSQGEKFQQRVAEIRAEVEAFAGQFPMPGLPEL, from the exons ATGTCTTTAACTAATGGCCACAGTGTGAGCAAAGAAACATGGGATTCGCACAACAAGATGATGCTGGAGCCTCTGTCCGTGAACGACTCTGAG gtgtttaacattataaaaaaagagaagcacagGCAGATATACGGTTTGGAGCTGATCGCATCTGAGAACTTTGCCAGCAGAGCTGTTTTAGAGGCTCTGGGATCTTGTATGAACAACAAATACTCTGAAGGATATCCTGGTCAGAG GTACTACGGTGGTACGGAGCATGTTGATGAGCTGGAGAGACTGTGTCAGAAGAGGGCGCTGGAGGCCTACGGTCTGGACTCAGAGAAATGGGGGGTCAACGTGCAGCCATACTCAG GTTCACCTGCTAACTTTGCTGTCTACACGGCCATCGTGGAACCCCATGGCAGGATCATGGGACTGGACCTTCCTGATGGTGGTCATCTGACACATGGCTTCATgactgagaagaagaaaatctcAGCCACGTCCATCTTCTTTGAGTCCATGCCGTATAAG GTGAATCCAGAAACTGGCTACATTGACTATGACAGACTGCAAGAAAACGCTCGGCTGTTCCACCCCAAGCTCATCATCGCAG GAACAAGCTGCTATTCCCGCAACCTTGACTACGCCCGCATGAAGCAGATCGCTAATGAGAACGGTGCATATCTAATGGGAGACATGGCTCACATCAGTGGGTTGGTGGCTGCTGAAGTGGTGCCTTCACCCTTCGAGTACTGTGACATTGTttccacaacaacacacaagacGCTGCGTGGCTGTCGTGCAGGACTCATCTTCTACAGGAAAG GCGTGCGCAGTGTGGATGCCAAGGGGAAGGAGATAATGTACAACTTGGAGTCTTTGATCAACCAGGCCGTGTTTCCTGGGCTGCAGGGAGGACCACACAACCACGCTATTGCAG GTGTTGCTGTAGCTCTCAAACAAGCCATGACGCCAGAGTTCAAGGCCTACCAGACTCAGGTTGTTGCTAACTGCAAAGCTCTGTCCAGTACTCTTATTGACCACGGCTACAAGATTGTCACTG GCGGCTCTGACAACCACCTGATCCTGTTGGACCTGCGCAGCAAAGGGACTGATGGCGGACGTGCTGAGAAGGTGCTGGAAGCCTGTGCCATCGCCTGTAATAAGAACACCTGTCcag GGGATAAGAGTGCTTTACGTCCTAGTGGTCTGAGGTTTGGCTCTCCAGCTCTGACCTCCAGAGGCTTGGTGGAGGATGACTTCAAGAAGGTGGCCGAGTTCATTCACAGAG GTATTGAGCTGACCTTGGTGGTGCAGAGAAGCCTGGAGCCCAAGGCCACGCTGAAGGAGTTCACTCAGGCACTGTCCCAGGGAGAGAAGTTCCAGCAGCGAGTGGCAGAAATCAGGGCagaggtggaggcttttgctggTCAATTCCCCATGCCTGGCCTGCCTGAGCTgtag
- the bud31 gene encoding protein BUD31 homolog, producing the protein MPKVKRSRKPPPDGWELIEPTLDELDQKMREAETEPHEGKRKVESLWPIFRLHHQRSRYIYDLFYKRKAISRELYEYCIKEGYADKNLIAKWKKQGYENLCCLRCIQTRDTNFGTNCICRVPKSKLEVGRIIECTHCGCRGCSG; encoded by the exons atgcCCAAGGTAAAGAGGAGTAGGAAGCCACCTCCAGACGGCTGGGAGCTCATTGAGCCCACTTTGGACGAGCTGGATCAGAAAATGAGAGAAG CTGAAACGGAGCCGCATGAAGGAAAGCGAAAGGTGGAGTCCCTGTGGCCAATTTTCAGACTGCATCACCAGCGGAGTCGATACATCTACGACCTGTTCTACAAAAGGAAAGCCATCAGCAGAG AGCTGTATGAGTACTGTATAAAGGAAGGCTATGCAGACAAGAACCTGATTGCTAAGTGGAAGAAGCAGGGCTACGAGAACCTTTGCTGCCTGCGTTGCATTCAAACACGAGACACCAACTTTGGAACCAACTGCATCTGCAGAGTCCCCAAGAGCAAGCTGGAAGTC GGAAGGATCATTGAATGCACTCACTGTGGATGCAGAGGATGCTCTGGCTAA